The Phycisphaerales bacterium genome includes a region encoding these proteins:
- a CDS encoding histidine kinase, producing the protein MSAPSGPPPTPAERSASEYDWRLGRFPKLMMRRIQEVLLVSSAYDSFILEEDGLLTEMIYNEYIDLGLTHAPNITRVPNGEAALARIGPRKFDLVITMLRLGNMDVGNFERAVHRLDPQVPVVLLMSSEWELSRVMHQHPQFGADSLYVWHGDAKLFLAIIKSLEDRLNAEHDTRAADVGVIILVEDSVGFRSSLLPLMYSELVKQTRAVMAESLNPMDRRVRMRARPKILVADTFEQGMDFYRRFHRHVFGVVADVSFPRAGRLDPQAGVDFIREIKHDMPDVPAVLQSSDIANARFADQIGASFLHKRSATLLDDLRNFMLENFGFGDFVFRLPDGREVGRARDLQSMATALEQVPLDAILFHARRNHFSNWLRARTEFALARRMRPRKVSEFRDLEALRAYLVRNLNEAIRRSRRGVVEDYARQRFDPSFGIARIGGGSLGGKARGLAFVDALLAGAGLEKEFRGIEVRVPPSVVLGTDLFDEFLDFNRLRHDALRSTDDDWLTHAFLRARLPDSLYADLRTYVENVQGPLAVRSSSLLEDSQYHPFAGVYSTFMLPNNHADGRLRLAQLGDAIRLVYASTFRVLARRYLDSTPHRIEEEKMAVILQPLVGARHGDCFYPDISGVARSFNYYPYGAMRPEDGVVSVALGLGKTVVEGGQTLRFCPAWPQVLPELADAEEFLNRSQRAFYAVNVGTTEFVPTLDGERSLVQLEIEAARAHGTLAAVGSAWSPDDNTFHDGIHRPGVPAVTFAPILKHEAFPLAALLQRLLEIGRTGMNSPIEIEFAANLQSQPRSFAVLQLRPCATAVEVADVELGDCTRPELLCYSQHALGNGIIRGLRDIVYVRPAHFDSGLTMRVAEQIRAWNDHLMRANRPYILIGPGRWGSSHPRLGIPVQWPHISAARIIIETTLADFVVEPSQGSHFFQNLTAFGTVYLTINSFSDDGFIDWEWLDAQPATAETPFVRHVTLPVPLEGRVNGSVSRAVILKRAPHVLGGA; encoded by the coding sequence ATGTCCGCGCCTTCGGGCCCACCCCCCACACCCGCCGAGCGCTCCGCCAGCGAGTATGACTGGCGGCTGGGCCGCTTCCCCAAACTGATGATGCGCCGTATCCAGGAGGTGCTGCTCGTCTCCAGCGCGTACGACTCCTTCATCCTCGAGGAGGACGGCCTGCTCACCGAGATGATCTACAACGAGTACATCGATCTCGGCCTGACCCATGCCCCGAACATCACGCGCGTGCCGAACGGTGAAGCCGCCCTCGCGCGGATCGGTCCGCGCAAATTCGACCTCGTCATCACCATGCTCCGGCTCGGCAACATGGACGTCGGCAACTTCGAGCGCGCCGTCCACCGGCTCGATCCCCAGGTACCCGTCGTGCTGCTGATGTCCAGTGAATGGGAACTTTCCCGGGTGATGCACCAGCACCCGCAGTTCGGCGCCGACAGTCTCTACGTCTGGCATGGGGATGCCAAGCTCTTTCTGGCGATCATCAAGTCGCTCGAGGACCGCCTGAACGCCGAGCACGACACCCGTGCCGCGGATGTCGGGGTGATCATCCTGGTCGAGGACTCGGTCGGCTTCCGGTCCTCGTTGCTGCCGCTGATGTACAGCGAACTGGTCAAGCAGACCCGCGCCGTGATGGCGGAGAGTCTCAACCCCATGGATCGGCGCGTACGCATGCGGGCCCGACCGAAGATTCTCGTAGCCGACACTTTCGAACAGGGTATGGACTTCTACCGGCGCTTCCACCGGCACGTCTTCGGCGTCGTCGCCGACGTCTCCTTTCCCCGCGCCGGGCGGCTGGATCCGCAGGCCGGCGTGGACTTCATCCGCGAGATCAAGCACGACATGCCGGACGTGCCGGCCGTGCTGCAATCCTCCGACATCGCCAATGCTCGCTTCGCGGACCAGATCGGGGCGAGCTTCCTGCATAAGCGCTCAGCGACCCTGCTCGACGACCTGCGCAATTTCATGCTTGAGAATTTTGGTTTCGGAGACTTTGTCTTCCGCCTGCCGGACGGGCGCGAAGTCGGGCGGGCGCGGGACCTCCAGTCGATGGCAACGGCGCTGGAACAGGTGCCGCTTGATGCGATTCTCTTTCACGCCCGCCGTAACCACTTCTCCAACTGGCTGCGGGCCCGCACCGAGTTTGCCCTGGCACGCCGTATGCGCCCGCGGAAAGTCTCTGAGTTCCGCGACCTCGAAGCCCTGCGCGCGTACCTCGTCCGGAACCTGAACGAAGCCATCCGCCGCAGCCGCCGCGGGGTGGTGGAAGACTATGCCCGGCAACGTTTCGATCCGTCGTTCGGTATCGCCCGCATCGGGGGGGGCTCCCTCGGCGGCAAGGCCCGCGGACTCGCCTTTGTCGACGCGCTGCTGGCCGGCGCCGGCCTTGAAAAGGAGTTCCGCGGAATCGAAGTGCGCGTCCCCCCCTCGGTCGTGCTCGGCACCGACCTGTTCGACGAGTTTCTCGACTTCAACCGGCTGCGCCACGACGCCCTGCGCAGCACCGACGATGACTGGCTGACGCATGCCTTCCTGCGCGCCCGGCTGCCGGACAGTTTGTACGCCGACCTGCGCACTTACGTGGAGAACGTCCAGGGGCCACTCGCGGTGCGCTCCTCCAGTCTGCTCGAAGACTCCCAGTACCACCCGTTCGCTGGGGTCTACTCCACGTTCATGCTGCCTAACAACCATGCGGATGGGCGACTCCGCCTCGCCCAGCTCGGTGACGCCATCCGGCTGGTGTACGCCTCGACCTTCCGCGTGCTCGCCCGCCGTTACCTCGATTCCACACCCCATCGGATCGAGGAAGAAAAGATGGCCGTGATCCTGCAACCGCTCGTCGGGGCCCGGCATGGCGATTGTTTCTATCCTGACATCTCCGGCGTCGCCCGCAGTTTCAACTACTATCCCTACGGCGCCATGCGACCCGAGGACGGGGTGGTCTCCGTCGCGCTCGGCCTCGGCAAGACCGTAGTCGAAGGCGGACAGACTCTGCGATTCTGTCCCGCCTGGCCACAGGTGCTGCCCGAACTCGCCGACGCGGAGGAGTTCCTGAACCGGTCACAGCGCGCCTTCTATGCCGTGAATGTCGGCACGACCGAGTTCGTACCCACGCTCGACGGTGAACGCTCGCTCGTGCAGCTCGAGATTGAAGCGGCCCGGGCCCATGGCACGCTTGCCGCTGTCGGCTCCGCCTGGTCGCCGGATGACAACACCTTTCACGACGGCATTCACCGTCCAGGTGTGCCAGCCGTCACCTTCGCACCCATCCTGAAGCACGAGGCCTTTCCACTCGCCGCGTTGCTGCAACGGCTGCTCGAAATCGGTCGTACCGGCATGAACAGCCCGATCGAGATCGAGTTCGCGGCAAATCTCCAATCTCAGCCGCGCTCCTTCGCGGTGTTGCAGTTGCGCCCGTGCGCCACCGCAGTCGAGGTTGCCGATGTCGAGCTGGGAGACTGCACCCGGCCGGAATTGCTGTGCTACAGCCAGCACGCGCTGGGCAACGGCATCATCCGGGGGTTACGCGATATCGTGTACGTGCGGCCGGCGCATTTCGATTCCGGCCTGACCATGCGCGTGGCGGAGCAGATCCGCGCGTGGAACGACCACCTGATGCGCGCCAACCGGCCGTATATCCTGATCGGTCCCGGGCGGTGGGGCTCTTCGCATCCGCGGCTGGGCATTCCGGTGCAATGGCCGCACATTTCAGCGGCCCGCATCATCATCGAAACCACGCTGGCGGACTTCGTGGTCGAGCCGTCACAGGGGAGCCATTTCTTTCAGAACCTGACCGCGTTCGGCACCGTGTACCTCACGATCAATTCGTTCTCCGACGATGGCTTCATCGACTGGGAGTGGCTGGATGCGCAGCCGGCCACGGCGGAAACGCCGTTCGTGCGGCACGTGACGCTCCCGGTGCCGCTTGAGGGCCGGGTGAACGGCAGCGTCTCCCGCGCGGTGATCCTGAAACGGGCACCGCACGTCCTGGGAGGGGCGTGA